The Pirellulales bacterium genome includes the window GGATCGCGAGCTGGAAAAGAACGTAGCCCTGCGTGTGGAACCGCTGGAAGGCACGGAGCAATTTGTGGTTTCCGGCCGAGGGCTGTTGCATCTTTCGGTGCTGATTGAAATCATGCGGCGCGAAGGTTACGAGTTGTCGATCGGCAAACCGCACGTCATTTTGCGGGAGCATCATGGCGTGACCGAAGAACCGTTTGAATCGCTGGTCATTGAAGTGCCGCACGAGAAGCTGGGGCCGGTGATGGAACTGGTTGGTGCGCGGCGTGGAAAAATGGTCGAAATGCACGGCCGCAGCGAATATGCCCATTTGACGTTTTCGATTCCGGCCCGCGGACTCATCGGCCTGCGAACACGCTTGCTGAACGCCACGCAAGGCACGGCGATTATGCACCATCGGTTTGAAAGTTACCGGCCGATGGAAGGCGAAATTCCCTGCCGCCTGAACGGCGTGCTGGTGTCGATGGCCGCAGGAAAAGTATTCGCCTACGGCCTGAACACGTTGCAGGAGCGGTCAGATTTGTTCATCAAGCCCGGCGACGAAGTGTACGAAGGAATGATCGTAGGCGAAAATGCCCGCAATGAAGACATGATTGTGAACCCGACGAAAGAGAAAAAGCTAAGCAACATGCGCGCGGCAGGAAAAGATGAAAACATTTTGCTGCGGCCGCCGCGAGAAATGACGCTGGAAAGCGCGCTGGAGTACATCGAAGAAGATGAATTGGTGGAAGTCACGCCAGATGCCATCCGGCTGCGCAAAACTGTGCTCTCCGAACACGGCCGCCGGAAATTAGCCCGGGCCGCGGCGGGGGTATAGCGTGTTGAATGAACCGCAGAGACGCAGAGGCACGGAGAAGCAATTTATAAGGAAGGCAGGAAACCACGAAGACACGAAAGACAAATGAAAATATGCTGCTTTGAATTTTGATTGATCAAACTCACAGGCTTGCCTGTGAATACAAAAGCAGAGGGAGATTAGCCCACTCTCGGATTCCTGGGTTCATTTCTTCCTGGTTTCCTTATCCTGTCCGTGTCCTCTCTGCGTCTCTGCGCCTTTGCGGTTCAATCTGCTTCTTGCGACTATGCGCCGTATTTGCCCATGCGGCCGGCATTGGATAGGGCCAGCGGCATGAGATATTTGGCTTCGAATAGACCCAGGCCGCCTCGCAGGGCTTCGCTCTCGCCGAATTTTTGGCAGCCGTCGGTGCGGCACACGTCTGAAACCAGCACCGTCGGAACCGGATGCCAACTGTGACTTTTCAGCTTGGCTGGCGTGCTGTGATCGCCCGTGACAATGAGCACCGTGGGTTTCAGCGCCGTGATGCAGGGCAGGGCATTATCGAGTTCTTCAATCCGCTTCACTTTTGCTGCGAAGTTGCCATCTTCGCCGGTGCTGTCGGTGTATTTGAAGTGCATGAAGAAGAAATCGTACTCGGTCCAATACCGTTTGAGCACGTCGGTTTGCTCGCCGAGCGTTTGGGCGTTGCCGACAATGTCCATGCCCACCAGGCGAGCCAGGCCTTTATACATGGGATACACCGCGATGGCGGCAGCTTTCAGCCCGTACACTTCTTCGTACGTGGGAAGCTTCGGTTTTTCGGCAAAGCCCCGCAGCGTGAGACCGTTGGCTTTGGTTTCACCAGCGAGAATTTTGCGTGCCTGCGAGATGAACTCTTTGGCCACCTGCGCCGTTTTTTCGCTGCCCGGTTTGGCGACGGGATCGAGCGGCGGCACGCCGGTGGCTTGGGGATCGGTATCTGCCACGTCGCCGCCCAGGCCCTGTCCGCGGAAAACGACGACAAAGCGATGTTCCTTCACCGGTCGCACAAATACTTCCACGCCGGGAATTTTGACGGCGCCCAGTTTGTCGGCCAGCGGTGCGCTTTCTTCGCTGGCGAAGCGGCCGGCCCGGCGGTCGCTGATTTTTCCGGCCGCATCGAGCGTGCAATAATTGCCGCGCACCGCCACGTCGTGCGGGCCCAGCTCGAAACCAATACCCGTGGCTTCCAGCGCGCCGCGGCCAATGACGTACTTGAGCGGATCGTAACCGAACAGCGCCAAGTGGCCAGGGCCGCTGCCCGGCGCGATGCCCAGCTTCACCGGAATGCTGCCGCCGCAGACGCCGCGCTGGGCCAGCTCATCGAGATGCGGCGTCTTGGCCGCTTCCAGTTCCGTCGGCCCGCCCGGATCCATCGGTAAGCCGCCTAAACCATCGGCGACGAGGAGCACAATTTTGGAATCGTTTTTACAGTGCAGCGAGCGCGTCAGCTCGTGCATGTCGAAATCGGTGTTCATCGCAAATCCAGCGCGCGGTGAAAAATCAGCTTAGACAACGCCGCTATTGGACACTGCGGGCAGCAATCGGGCAAGAGGCCGCGAATTTCATGCGTATTCGCGGATGCGGCGGCCGATGGCTTCGCCCAATGCTTCACGCACGCTGTCGATGGTGATGCGGTCGAACACTTGCTGGAAGAAGCCGGCCACGACCATCCGCGTGGCTTCCTTACGAGTCAGACCCCGGCACTGTGCGTAAAAAATCATTTCGTCGTCCACCCGGCCGGTAGTGGAACCGTGCGTGCAGCGGACATCGTCGGCCTGAATTTCCAAGCCGGGAATGGAATCGGCCCGGGCATGGTCGGAAAGCATCAGGTTGTCGTTGCGCTGGTAGCCGTCAGTTTTTTGAGCGCCGTGGTCGACTTTGATCATCCCGCGCCATACCAGCCGCGATTGATCTTGCAGTGCGCCTTTGTACAACAAATCGCTTTTGCAATACGGGGCCTGATGATGCTGCAACGTGTGATACGACAAATGCTGCTTGCCTTCGGTGAACATGACACCGTTCACCTGGGCGTGGGCATCGGAACCGGCCAGCGCCACATGCTGATTGACTTTGGCCAGCCGCGCGCCCAGCGCGCCAATGGTCCATTGCAGTTGCCCGCCGGCTTCGACGATCGCTTTTTGATGGGCGAAATGCCACACGCCGGTGCCCCAATTTTGCAGATTCACGTAGCGGAGCTTCGCGCCGGGACCGACGATCAGCTCGATCGCGCCGCAGTGGAGACCCGGATGCGCATCGCTAACATTTTCCGCTAATATGGTGGCTTCTGCGCCGTCTTCGAGAATGATTAAGGCATGCCCAAAATCCACGCCGCCACCAACGATTTCGGTAACCATGTGGAGAGGTTCATTTACAACCACGCCCTTTGGGACGATTACAAGTATTGCGCCGGACCAGCAAGCTGCATGAAGAGCCGTAAATTTGTCAGCTCGAAAATTAACAGCGTGAAATAAATATCTCTTGATAATGCCTTCGTATTTTGGGTCATGCACCAACGAGTCGAGGCTTCCAAACACTACGCCTCGGGCATCCCATTTCGGATTAAGACTTGAGAAATACAAGTGATTATTCGTAGTAATATGCTGACCACCAAGTGACACACCATGGCTTAGCAGCCCTTGGTTCGGAACGTGACTTAAGGAGTCGAAATGTGGCAAGCCCGTCCGGTCGAGCCCAAAGTTTTCTAGCCGGAACAGGCGGATGTCGGTGCGCATCCATTCTTCGTCGGCTCGACTGGGAAGCGGTAAATCTTGAAATATCTGCCAAGCTGTGCGGCGGGCCTTGAGAAGCCAATCGGGTTCCTGGCGAGCGGCGAGAAATTCTTCAAAGGTTTCGCCGCTGAAACCTGTAGAGGAAATAGTACTCATGCAGGACGGCGCCGCTTTCGTTGGATAACTTTGCCATTACGCTGGACTTGGCCTTTGCTATTAATCAGTCCACTGTCCAACAGCGATTTGAACTGCTCGCTACGTGGTTTCTGGTGCGCCTTTGCGACAATGCGCTTGGATTTATCGATCAATTCTCTGTCAAGATTCGACGACATAGGTCACCTATATGTTATGGAAATCCCGCAGTTGAATACATGTTGGGTCGCGGACTGCAATTTGAATATGGGTTTGGCGACGAATAAACGATCCAGGGAACACTGGTTCTCCTTCTTCAAACGGACAACGCACCGTTTGATACTCAATAACCTCGTCTCCTAAACCATTTTCCATCAAATTGAGGAACTGTTTTATAACCAGACAATCAAGGTCTCGTAGCTTGCCTCGATTTCTAGGCAACGGCAACGCCTGTTCTTGGAACAATTCTGCCAAACTTTCGTAAGTATCGCGCAATACATCCAGGTATTCAGTATCTGTTAAGTCGAAACATCTTCCAAGAGAGATGTCGGCTTCGATAATCATCGGATCCGCAATGTTGCGTAAAGGATCGACAGCAAATTCCCTCGCTCTTCGTAAACTACCTTCCCAAAAATATATGCCCGGCCCCAACCAGTCGTATTGATTTTCACTCGGAACCCAATCGTCGATTATAAGCATCCCATCGCGTAGCTCTTCGGCAAATGAACGTTCACAAGCATGAAAGCCAATGACGTTTTGCGCGATTGTCACAATTACCCCACCGAGCCTTCCATTTGCAGCTCGATCAGGCGGTTCATTTCCACGGCGTATTCCATCGGCAGCTCTTTCACCAACGGCTCGATGAAACCGGAGACGATCATCGTGCTGGCCTCGGCTTCTGACAGGCCGCGGCTTTGCAGGTAGAACAATTGCTCCTCGCTGATGCGGGACACGCTGGCCTCGTGGCCAAGCTGGACGTTTTGCTCGTCGACTTCGATATACGGATACGTGTCGCTGCGGCTTTTGGAGTCGAGAATCAGGGCGTCGCACACCACGTTCGATTTGGCTCGTTTCGCGCCGCGCTCCACTTTGACCAGGCCGCGATAACTGGCGCGGCCGCCGTTTTTGGAAATGCTTTTGCTGATGATGCGTCCGGATGTGTCGGGAGCACAGTGAACCAACTTCGCGCCGGCATCTTGATGCTGGCCGTGCGAGGCGAAGGCGATCGACAAAATTTCACCCCGCGCGCCCGGCTCCATCATGTACACGGCCGGATATTTCATCGTCAGGCGGCTGCCCAGGTTGCCGTCGATCCATTCCATCAGCGCGCCTTCATAAGCTAGGGCCCGCTTGGTGACGAGGTTGTAAATGTTGTTGGCCCAATTTTGGATGGTGGTGTAACGGCAGCGGGCGTGCTTGTTCACCACAATTTCCACCACGGCCGAGTGCAGGCTCTCGGTGGTATACATGGGAGCGGTGCAGCCTTCCACATAATGCACTTGGGCCCCTTCGTCGACAATGATCAGCGTGCGTTCGAACTGGCCCATGCTTTCGGCGTTGATGCGGAAATAAGCTTGCAGCGGGAATTCGATTTTCACTCCCTTGGGCACGTAAATGAATGACCCACCCGACCACACCGCCGAATTGAGTGCGGCGAATTTGTTGTCCGCCGGCGGGATGATGGTGGCGAAATACTTGCGGACCAATTCGGGATGTTCGCGGACCGCCGAATCGGTATCGGTGAAAATCACGCCTTGCCGGGCCAGGTCTTCCTTGAGCGAACCGTAAATCACTTCGCTTTCAAACTGAGCTTTGACGCCGGCGAGATATTTTTTCTCGGCCTCGGGAATGCCCAGGCGGTCGAAGGTCTTTTTGATTTCCTCGGGAACTTCGTCCCAAGTTTTGCCCTGCTCGTTGGTGGGCTTCAGGTAGTAGTAGATGTCCTGGAAATCGAGACTGATGTTGCCGCCCCAGCGCGGCATGGGCTTGGAGTTGAAAATCTCCAGCGCATTCAGGCGGAACTGCCGCATCCAATCCGGCTCCCCCTTGATGTCGGAAATTTGATTGACGACGGCGGCATCCAGCCCCTTGCGGGCTTTGAACACGGCCTTGGACTCCGTACGGAAATCGTACTTGTTGATTTCAGCCGGAACGGAGGTATCAAGCACTTCAGTAGACATATTTGGTTCTCCTTAAAAAGGAGACATGGGTTTTAAATATAAATTGAACCGCAGAGACGCAGAGGCACGGAGCAACAAAAATGGGAACGATAGCAATTGCCTTTTGCCACTTTGCCAATTTAATTCATTCGCATTCATTGTGGCCAAAGTTCTTTCTTCTCTGCGTCTCTGCGACTCTGCGGTTAAATGTTCCGTTCATGTAATTCCGGCCGGCTCCTTGGCGGTCATCGCTTTTTCTTCCGCGGCGGCGTCGGGGTAGGCTTGGCGGATGCGTTCGTAACCTTTCTTGTGTAATTCTGCTGCAAGTTCTGGGCCGCCCGTTTCCACAATCCGGCCGCCGAGCATCACATGAGTTTTCAGCGGTGTGTTGTGTTCCAGCAGTTGCTCGTGATGGGTGATAATTAAAATGCCCATAGCCGCGCCGCCGATTTCGGCGATGCTTTGGCTGGCCAGGCGGACAGCGTCGGCGTCAAGCCCGCTGTCGGTTTCGTCCAAAATGGCGAACTTGGGCTGCAACATAGCCAGTTGCAGGATTTCGGCCCGTTTCATTTCGCCGCCAGAAAAACCCTCGTTCACATAGCGGCGGGCGAACTCGGCGTTGATTTTAAGTTGTTCCATCTTGGAGCGGAGTTCGGTGCGAAACTCCTTCATGGGAATCAGCTCTTCCCCTTCTTTGCGATCGGGCCGGCGCACATTGGTGGCGGCGTGACGCAAAAAGTCGGCCATTTTCACGCCGGGAATCGCCATCGGCCGCTGGAAGGCCAGGAAAATTCCGTGGCGGGCGCGTTCATTCGGCTCCATTGACAGGACGTCGTGAACTTTGCCTTCGGCGTCGATCAGTTCGACTTTGCCACTGGTTACTTCGTAACCGGGATGACCGGCGATGGCGTAACCTAGCGTGCTTTTTCCGGAACCGTTAGGGCCCATCAGGGCGTGAACTTCGCCGCGGCGAATTTCCAAATTGACCCCTTTGAGAATCGGCTTACCGCCTACGGAGACGTGCAAATCGGTAATGCGGAGTGCTACGGGCATGGCGGTGGGTTTGGTGATGGCGACCATAGTTTGTGGAAATGTCTAATGCCTAATGACGATTAAATGTCCAATGACCAAATCCCAATGACCAATGGGTGCGCTGCTGACTTGGTCATTCGTGCTTGGTCATTGGTCATTCCGGCTAGCCTGTGATTTTTTGGTGATCGTAAACGGGCGGAAGATCTTCGGGAGCTTGCACGTAACCGCTGTGGTGCGGCACGGGCAATTCGTCTTCGCTTTTTTCGCCCAGGGCGGCAAAGCTCAATTCCGGTGAGGGTTTCCTTGTAAGTTTGTGTCCCTTGATTTTGTCTTGAATTCGCATCAGGCCTTCCAGCAGCGCTTCGGGCCGAGGCGGGCAACCGGGGACGTACACGTCGACCGGCACGACCAAGTCCACGCCTTTCACGACGTGGTAACCCCATTTGAAGTACGGTCCACCGCCGGTCGTGCACGCTCCCATGGCGATGACGAACTTCGGATCGGGCATCATGTTGTACAAGCGGCGCACACGGCTGGCCATTTTGTACGTGACCGTGCCGGCGACAATCATCAAATCAGCCTGGCGAGGCGTGGCGCGGAAGGCGCCGGCGCCGAAACGGTCCATATCGAAGCGGCTGGCGCCGGTGGCCATCATTTCGATCGCGCAACAGGCCAGGCCGAACGTCAGCGGCCAAATGCTCGATTGGCGGGCCCAGTTGATGGCCTGCTCCACTGTAGTAGTGATGACGTTTTCTTCAAACCGACCTTCGATCCAAGGTTGGGTCATAGTTGTTTCAATCCCTTGCTTGCTGGGAACAGGAAATCTATAAGCCCGTTACTATAACTATTCATCAATTCATTTGAAACCGGCTAATTCTTTTCAAAGCGGCAGCAGGTGGCGCCATCCAGGCGGCAATCGCTGAGCCGCACTTTTTCTCCAAGGAGTTCGGTAAATAACATTTTTTCGACGGCGCAAATGCCCCGGTCTTGCTCGGCCAATTCAGGGTACGGGCAAGCGTAGGCTGTGAGCACGGGTAGTGGATCTTTGCGATCGGCGGTTTGACGATGCTCTACGACGAAGGGCAAATTGCGCTCCGCCATGAGATCAGACACATTTTGCATTCGTTCGGCAGTGTTTTGACCTTTCATGCGATCGCCATACAAACCGGCCATCTTTTTGGCGATCCGCTGCAATACGCCGCCGCGAACTTCCGGATTCTTGATCGAACGAACTTCCTGCCACAGTGCCAACGTTAAGTCGGCGAAATTGGAGGCGGTTTGTCGACGGCCCTTTTCGGTGAGCGAATAACGGTGACTGGGCCGGCCCCGAAGTGGCTTGGCGGTTTCTCGTTTAATGATTCCCTGATTCATCAAGCGGTTAAGCCGTTGCCGCACAGCCGTGGCCGTAACGTGCATGGCCGTGGTGAGATCGCCAATGCCCAGCGCGCCGTGCTGCTGGAGCAACTCGATTAAGCCGGTGTCGGAGGTTTCAGTGTGCATGGCCATCGATGCGACCTACGGAAATGCCGCCGGAATCTACTCAATTCTATCCGCTGGGTGATTTTTGACAACTCATTATGTCAAAAATATATCCCGTCTGCAAACGCCTTGATTTTCCGGTGGTGGGCCAATTTGAACATAGCCCGACTGTGTCAGTCGGGAAAAGCGGCTGTCGGAATTTCAAATTGTCCCACCACCAATTTTCCGTCAAAGAATAACGCAGAAATGGCCCGTCAGCGAGGGAAAAGGGGCTCGGGACGAAGGAAGAGACATGCCCGAGTAGAATCCAGAAATTTGAGGAACCGCTGGGTTTGTTTTTAAGGCCAGCAGCTTCGATGGCCACGACGTGGCACGTGCCAAACTTAAAAACTATTTGCACCGCTGACGCTAACAGTGCCGTTGATTACTTTCCCGTCAAGCGTGGTGTCGCCGCTGCCGGTGGCCGGGCTGCTGTGAATGGAGTTGGCAACCACGGTGTTCGAATTCAGAGTTAGCGTAGCGCCCACAGCGTTGGCGGTGCCGCCGCCGAACATTTCGAGAGTGCCGTCGATGCCGTTGCCATCGCCTTGGCCGTCGGTGCCGGTGCTGGCGGGTGTTCCGCCGCCATCGTTTTGGCCGTCGTTTTTACCGTTGCTAACGGTACTGCTCAGCAAATTGCCGGCAATGGTCGAGGAATGGACGGTGGCAGTTCCCGAATTGCCGATGCCACCGCCATAGATTTCGATGTCGCCAAACACGGCGTCGCCACAGTTGATGCCGCAATCGTTGTGGGCGCCGTCGCTTTGGCCGTCGCTGTCGCCATCGTTGTTTCCGTTGGCAATGTTGCTGGTGATCAAATTCGCCACGAGCACGCATTGATCGACATCAAGAATGTCGAAATTCGCAATGCCGCCGCCTTCCATTCCGACGAAGCCGGAAACGGCGTTTCCGTTGGCGCGGCCGTCTTTATCTTCCTGGTTGTTATTGCCGCAGTTGTTGCCGTCCTGGTTGCCGTTTTTGATAATGCTGGTGATGGAGTTGTCGGAAATCGTGCTTGCGCGAACGGTTAAATCGCCATTGTTGCAGATGCCCGCCCCTTGGAGCACGAGTACGGCGTCGGTGTTGACGCTGGCCAGGGCGTCGCCATCGCCGTCGTTGTTGCCATCCATGTTGCCGTTGTTGTTGCCGTTAGTGACGGTACTTTTGATGGAATTAGCCGCCACGACGCAATGGCTGATCGTGTCGGTATTGGTGGAAGATTCGTAGTCGATGCCGCCGCCAGAGATGTACACGTATCCGGCCACACCGTTGCCGTTGTTTTTGCCTTCGCTGTTGCCTAGGCCGGCGTTGTTTTCGCCGTTGCCGTCGCCGTCGTTGTTGCCGTTGGTGATCTTCGAGATGATCGAGTTGGCTGAAATGACGCAATGTGTGATGGTCGCCGAGCCGTCGGTATCGGTGGCTATTGCGCCGCCAAACAGCGTGATATTGCCGGCCACGCCATTGCCGTTAGTGTTGCCGTTATCGTCTTGGGTGTGGACGCCATTGTTGTTGCCGTTGTTGTTGCCGTTGGTGACCGAGCAGACGATGGAATTGGCGACATAGCTGCTGTTGGCAGTGGTGAAAGTACCGTCGTTGTACAGTCCGCCGCCGGCAATGGTGATGTTGCCGTATACACCGTTGCCGTTGTCGCTGCCGTTGTCGGTAGCGGCGACGTCGATGTCGTCGTCCCCGTTATTGTTGCCATTACCGGAGCCATTGGTAATGCTGCAGGTGATGGAATTGGCCGAGAGCGTACAGCGATTGAGGACTGCGGTTGAGTTCACGTCGTTCATCAAACCGCCGCCGAATAGCACGCTGTTACCGTCGACGCCGTTGCCGTTTTCGTTGCCGCCGTGGTTGCCGGTGTCGTCGTCGGACATTCCGCCGTTGCCATTGCCGTTACCGCCGCTGTTGGTTACGGAGAGGAAAATCGAATTGGCAACGATGCTGGTTCCGCTGGCGTTAAGCGTGCCGGCGGCGTTGTAAATGCCTCCGCCGTAAACCGTAATACCATCGACAACGCTGACGATGCCGTTGCCGTTTTGGTTGCCACTGCTGGTGCCGTCGCTGCTATCGCCGTTGCTGTTGCCGTTTTCGCTGCCGTTGACCACCGTGCATCCGGCGCGGTTTCCGGAGATCACGTCGTTGGTCAAGGTGGCGGTGTTGCCAAAATTGTAAATTCCGCCTCCCTCGATGAGGATACTGTCCCAGTCGCCGTTGCCGTTAAGGTTGCCGTTGTCAGTGGTGCCGGGATCGTCGCCGTTGCCGTTGAAATTTCCGTTGCCGATGCTCGCGTTCTTGTTGCCATTGGTGATGGTGCAGGTGGCGGAATTATTCGACACTACGCTGGCAGTGATCGTTAAGGCGCCCGAAGCGTTGTAAATTGCGCCGCCGGCGATGAACGGCTTGGCAATCCCCCCGTTCCCGTTGTCGTCGCCATTGTCGTTGGTCGTCGCGCCACTTCCTTGGTTGTTCCCCTGGTCAACTCCGTTGATGAGGGTAAACGCTACCGAGTTGCCCTTGAGGATGCTATTGTTCACCGTGGTAACGCCCGCGGTAAAAATGGCGCCTCCGGTCAGTGAAAAGTCTGTGCTGAAAAAAGAATTGGCCGTCAAACTTGCCGAGTTGCCGGTGAGGATGGCGGCATTGAGCTTGAGCGTGGCGTTCTGCTCGACAAAGATCGCGCCTCCTTGGTACGAACCAGGCACGGCGCCGGATTCCAAGCCGTTTTTCAACGTGATCGTTTTCAACG containing:
- a CDS encoding 2,3-bisphosphoglycerate-independent phosphoglycerate mutase, which produces MNTDFDMHELTRSLHCKNDSKIVLLVADGLGGLPMDPGGPTELEAAKTPHLDELAQRGVCGGSIPVKLGIAPGSGPGHLALFGYDPLKYVIGRGALEATGIGFELGPHDVAVRGNYCTLDAAGKISDRRAGRFASEESAPLADKLGAVKIPGVEVFVRPVKEHRFVVVFRGQGLGGDVADTDPQATGVPPLDPVAKPGSEKTAQVAKEFISQARKILAGETKANGLTLRGFAEKPKLPTYEEVYGLKAAAIAVYPMYKGLARLVGMDIVGNAQTLGEQTDVLKRYWTEYDFFFMHFKYTDSTGEDGNFAAKVKRIEELDNALPCITALKPTVLIVTGDHSTPAKLKSHSWHPVPTVLVSDVCRTDGCQKFGESEALRGGLGLFEAKYLMPLALSNAGRMGKYGA
- the sufD gene encoding Fe-S cluster assembly protein SufD yields the protein MSTISSTGFSGETFEEFLAARQEPDWLLKARRTAWQIFQDLPLPSRADEEWMRTDIRLFRLENFGLDRTGLPHFDSLSHVPNQGLLSHGVSLGGQHITTNNHLYFSSLNPKWDARGVVFGSLDSLVHDPKYEGIIKRYLFHAVNFRADKFTALHAACWSGAILVIVPKGVVVNEPLHMVTEIVGGGVDFGHALIILEDGAEATILAENVSDAHPGLHCGAIELIVGPGAKLRYVNLQNWGTGVWHFAHQKAIVEAGGQLQWTIGALGARLAKVNQHVALAGSDAHAQVNGVMFTEGKQHLSYHTLQHHQAPYCKSDLLYKGALQDQSRLVWRGMIKVDHGAQKTDGYQRNDNLMLSDHARADSIPGLEIQADDVRCTHGSTTGRVDDEMIFYAQCRGLTRKEATRMVVAGFFQQVFDRITIDSVREALGEAIGRRIREYA
- the sufB gene encoding Fe-S cluster assembly protein SufB, whose protein sequence is MSTEVLDTSVPAEINKYDFRTESKAVFKARKGLDAAVVNQISDIKGEPDWMRQFRLNALEIFNSKPMPRWGGNISLDFQDIYYYLKPTNEQGKTWDEVPEEIKKTFDRLGIPEAEKKYLAGVKAQFESEVIYGSLKEDLARQGVIFTDTDSAVREHPELVRKYFATIIPPADNKFAALNSAVWSGGSFIYVPKGVKIEFPLQAYFRINAESMGQFERTLIIVDEGAQVHYVEGCTAPMYTTESLHSAVVEIVVNKHARCRYTTIQNWANNIYNLVTKRALAYEGALMEWIDGNLGSRLTMKYPAVYMMEPGARGEILSIAFASHGQHQDAGAKLVHCAPDTSGRIISKSISKNGGRASYRGLVKVERGAKRAKSNVVCDALILDSKSRSDTYPYIEVDEQNVQLGHEASVSRISEEQLFYLQSRGLSEAEASTMIVSGFIEPLVKELPMEYAVEMNRLIELQMEGSVG
- the sufC gene encoding Fe-S cluster assembly ATPase SufC — protein: MPVALRITDLHVSVGGKPILKGVNLEIRRGEVHALMGPNGSGKSTLGYAIAGHPGYEVTSGKVELIDAEGKVHDVLSMEPNERARHGIFLAFQRPMAIPGVKMADFLRHAATNVRRPDRKEGEELIPMKEFRTELRSKMEQLKINAEFARRYVNEGFSGGEMKRAEILQLAMLQPKFAILDETDSGLDADAVRLASQSIAEIGGAAMGILIITHHEQLLEHNTPLKTHVMLGGRIVETGGPELAAELHKKGYERIRQAYPDAAAEEKAMTAKEPAGIT
- a CDS encoding NADH-quinone oxidoreductase subunit B family protein, whose translation is MTQPWIEGRFEENVITTTVEQAINWARQSSIWPLTFGLACCAIEMMATGASRFDMDRFGAGAFRATPRQADLMIVAGTVTYKMASRVRRLYNMMPDPKFVIAMGACTTGGGPYFKWGYHVVKGVDLVVPVDVYVPGCPPRPEALLEGLMRIQDKIKGHKLTRKPSPELSFAALGEKSEDELPVPHHSGYVQAPEDLPPVYDHQKITG
- a CDS encoding winged helix-turn-helix transcriptional regulator; translation: MHTETSDTGLIELLQQHGALGIGDLTTAMHVTATAVRQRLNRLMNQGIIKRETAKPLRGRPSHRYSLTEKGRRQTASNFADLTLALWQEVRSIKNPEVRGGVLQRIAKKMAGLYGDRMKGQNTAERMQNVSDLMAERNLPFVVEHRQTADRKDPLPVLTAYACPYPELAEQDRGICAVEKMLFTELLGEKVRLSDCRLDGATCCRFEKN